Within the Pseudobythopirellula maris genome, the region GCGTGGCGGCCAGCCTGCTGAGTCTGGGCGCCATCGACTTCGGCCTGGTGGTCGACAGCTCGGTGGTGATGGTCGAGAACTGCGCCCGCAAGCTGGGCGACAGCGCGAACAGCGGACGCAGCCGGCTGGCGATTGTCCGCGACGCGGCTCTCGAGGTGCGTCGGCCTACGCTGTTCGGCGAGCTGATCATCATGATCGTCTACCTGCCGATCCTCACGCTTGAGGGGGTTGAGGGCAAGCTGTTCCGGCCGATGGCGCTCACGGTGATCTTCGCCCTGGCCGGGTCGATGCTGATGTCGATGACGCTCATGCCGGTGCTGGCGAGCCTGGTGCTGCCGCGGCGTAGCGAGCGCCGCGAGCCGCTGCCGATCCGCCTCGCCAAGCGGCTCTACCGGCCGGTGCTGCACGCCACGATGCGCCACAAGTCGGCCGTCATCGCCTTGGCGCTGACGGTGCTTTTCGTGGCGTTCGGCATGATCGCGCCGAACCTGGGGTCGGAGTTCGTTCCTCAGCTCTCCGAGGGGGCGATGGCGATCAACGTCGTGCGGCTGGCCGGCACAAGCCTCGAAGAATCGACCCGTTACAACACCGAGATGGAGCGCGCTATCCTGGCCGCCTTCCCCGACGAGGTGGCCCACGTCTGGAGCCGCATCGGTTCGGCCGAGATCGCCACCGACCCGATGGGGGTCGAGCTCACCGACGTGTTCATCACGCTCCACCCGCGCAGCCAATGGAAGCGCGCATCGACCCAAACCGAGCTGACCGCCGAGATCCAGCGCGTGCTGCGCGACTTGCCGGGGCAGCGGCTCGCCTTCTCGCAGCCGATCAAGCTGCGGCTCGACGAGATCGCCACCGGCGTCCGGTCAGACGTGGCCGTCAAGCTGTTCGGCGATGACTACGACGAGATGGTCCGCATCGCGGGCCTCATCGAGCGGGTGCTCGCCTCGGTGCCGGGCGGCGCCGACGTGGCGGCCGATCAGGTGACCGGTCAGCCGGTGCTGCAGGTCAAAGTGGACCAAGAGGCGATCGCCCGTTACGGCGTGCCCGCCACGGCGGTGCTCGACCTGGTCGAGGCGGTCGGCGGCCGCCGCGTGGGCGATGTCTACGAGGGGCAATACCGCTTCCCGCTCGTTGTGCGTCTACCGAGCGCCGACCGCGCCTCGCCCGAGGCGATCGAGAGCATGCTCGTCGCCACCCCGGCGGGCGAACGCCTGCCGCTTGGCCGGTTGGCCGAGGTGCGGCTGGTGGAGGGCCCCTCGCAGATCGCCCGCGAATGGGGCCAGCGACGCATCAGCATCCAGGCCAACGTGCGCGGCCGCGACGTCGGCAGTTTTGTCGCCGAGGCGCAGCAAAAAATCGCTCAGCAGATCCAGCTCCCCGGCGGCCGCTACCACCTCAGTTGGGGCGGCCAGTTCGAGCACATGGAGCGCGCCCGGGCTCGACTGATGATCGTTGTGCCGATCGTCCTGGCCACGATCTTCGGGCTCCTCTACCTGACGTACCACAACTGGGTCGACGCGCTGCGGGTCTTCACCGGCGTGCCGTTCGCATGGACCGGCGGCGTGTTCGCCCTGTGGGTCCGCGGCATGCCGTTCTCGATCTCGGCGGCGATCGGCTTTATCGCCCTCTCGGGCGTGGCGGTCTTGGACGACATGCTGCTCGTCTCGACGATCAAGCAGCTCCGCGCCCGCGGGCGCGACCTCGAGTCGGCCGTCGAGGAGGCCGCCATGACCCGGCTCCGGCCGGTGCTCATGACCACGCTCGTGGCCGCGTTGGGCTTCGTGCCGATGGCGCTGAGCACCGGCATGGGCGCCGAGGTGCAGCGGCCGCTCGCCACGGTGGTGATCGGCGGCGTGATCAGCGCGATGGTCATGTCGCTGCTGGTGCTGCGTGTGCTGTACGTCGTGTTCCCCGGGGCCGGCCGCTCCCGCCAGGCGGCGTTGGCCGAAGCCGACACGCGGGCCACGGCTGCGCCTGACCCGGTCGGCGGTACTGCAGTGGCGCCTACCAAAACAACCAATGCCGAGCAGGCAATCGACTGATTCTTTTTGTACCTCTCACCCATGGAACGGAAGCAATGAACTACAAGACCAACCATTTCCTAGCCGCGACGCTAACGACGGCGTTGCTAGCAATGGCCGGCTGCGGCCCTTCGGACACTGCGGAGCACGATGAGCACGAGCACGCGGAAACCGAGACCGTGGCGCACGACCACAGCGGTTGGTGGTGCGTTGAGCACGCGATTCCTGAAGAGGTCTGCACCCGCTGCGACCTGAGCCTGATCGCCGGGTACAAGGCGGACGGCGACTGGTGCGAAGAGCACAACCGCCCGGAATCGCTCTGCTTTCTCTGCACGCCTGCGCTGGCCGAGCCTTTTGCCGCCCGATACGAGGCGAAATTCGGCAAGGCGCCCCCCGAACCGACCGATCCCTAGTCTTGGGCGATCGTTGCATGCGAACGTCCATTTACCGTGGCAAGGAGGCCTGGTGTGCGGATTCGGTACGGAATAATCAGTGCTAGCGTGGCCTGCGCGATCGCGGGCTGCGCCGGCGGTCCGCGCGTGGCGGAAGTCAGTGACCCGCCAGCGACGCGTTACGCGCCCGAAGAGAGGATCGCGCGCGCCTCTTACGACGAGCCGGTGCTATTGCTCACGCCGGCGGAGGCGTCGCCGGTGCAGCCCACGGCCCTGACCGGCGGGCCGTCGCCGCTGAGTCTGGCGGACGTGGAATCGATGGCCCTCGCCAACAACCCAACCATCGCCCGCGAGCGGGCTCGTGCCGACGCGTTGCGCGGCGAATGGCTGCAGGTCGGGCTCAAGCCGAACCCGCGGGTCGGTTACTCCGGTCAGGAGATCGGCTCCGAAGGGTCGGCCGGCCAGCAGGGGGCGTTTGTCAGCCAGCGTTTCATCACGGGCGGCAAGCTGCAAAAACGCCGCGACGTGGTCGCCTACGAGATCCGACAAGCGAACGAGCGGCTGGCCGCTCAACAGCAGCGGGTGCTGACCGACGTGCGAGCGGCGTTCTACGACGCGCTCGTGGCCCAGGCCCGAGTCGGCGTCGCCAGCCGCTTGGAGGACTCTGCGCGTCAGGCCGCCGGGACGGTTACGCGTCTGCTCGACGCGCAGCAGGCGACGCGTGTCGCACAGCTGCAAGCCGAGGTCGAGGCCGAGTCGGTTGCGGTCGAGCGGATCACCGCCCAAGGCGAAGCCGAGGCCGCCTGGCGGAGGCTGGCGGCGATGACGGGCGACGCGTCGCTGGCGCCAGCGCCGCTCCTCGGTGAAGCAAGCGTGCCGCCCGCCATGGCGAGCTGGGAAACCGCGTTGGCTCGCTTGCTGGCCGAGAGCCCCGAGATGTCGGCCGCGATGGCGGGCGTCGACCGCGCCCGGGCAGAGGTGCGCCGCGCCTGCGCCGAGGGCAAGCCCGACCTCACGATGCAGGTCGGATTGCAACGCGACGACGCTTCGCACGACACGCTCACGAGCGTGCAGATCTCGGCGCCGCTGACGCTCTACGACCGCAACCAGGGAGGCGTGCGTCGTGCTCAATCAGAGCTGACCGCCGCCCGCCGCGAAGCGGACCGTGTCGAGCTCGACTTGGCGGCCCGGCTGGCGACCGTTTATCGATCGCTCCAGAACAGCCGCACGAGCGCCGAGCGACACGCCGAAGAGCTCATGCCGCGCGCCGAGGAAACGCTCCGTCTCACGGAAAAAGGCTACACCGCCGGCGAGTCGCCCTACCTTGATCTGCTCACCGCGCAACGGACTTTCTACCGCACAAATCTCAACTACCTTGCCGCCGTCCGCGACGCTTGGCGGGCGTATAACCAAATCGAGGGGCTGCTGCTGACCGGCGGCCTCGACTCGGCGCGCGAGTAGGCCGACGCGAATTGTGATGACTGGCGGCGAGAACAACGCTTAGTAGCTGTGCTCGTCGAGCTCCACCTTGC harbors:
- a CDS encoding RND transporter, producing MNYKTNHFLAATLTTALLAMAGCGPSDTAEHDEHEHAETETVAHDHSGWWCVEHAIPEEVCTRCDLSLIAGYKADGDWCEEHNRPESLCFLCTPALAEPFAARYEAKFGKAPPEPTDP
- a CDS encoding efflux RND transporter permease subunit, whose amino-acid sequence is MLNWIIEASLRRRSAVVMLVLLVAAAGVASLRQLDIDAFPDTTPVQIQINTVAPALTPEEVERQLTFPVEQAIGGLPGLDEMRSVSKFGFSQVTVVFEDGVDVYFARQLVGERLATVNLPLGVDAPQMGPVATGLGEVLHYVLTYDGYDLSRLPQEEREQKLTELRTLHDWVVRPQLRTVPGVAEVNTWGGYEKQHQVLVDPDRLIRYGLTFDHLVEALERNNRNVGGGSITRGAEMLLVQGQGRTVTADEIGQVVLAAEDGVPVRVSDVAEVVIGHAIRRGAVTAGGLGEVVMGLGFSLMGENTHQVTTELKERLDLIRRSLPPGVKITTVYDRTELVAHVLDTARKNLFEGGLLVVAVLFMFLGSLRAGLIVAVAIPLSMLCAFSGMLQFGVAASLLSLGAIDFGLVVDSSVVMVENCARKLGDSANSGRSRLAIVRDAALEVRRPTLFGELIIMIVYLPILTLEGVEGKLFRPMALTVIFALAGSMLMSMTLMPVLASLVLPRRSERREPLPIRLAKRLYRPVLHATMRHKSAVIALALTVLFVAFGMIAPNLGSEFVPQLSEGAMAINVVRLAGTSLEESTRYNTEMERAILAAFPDEVAHVWSRIGSAEIATDPMGVELTDVFITLHPRSQWKRASTQTELTAEIQRVLRDLPGQRLAFSQPIKLRLDEIATGVRSDVAVKLFGDDYDEMVRIAGLIERVLASVPGGADVAADQVTGQPVLQVKVDQEAIARYGVPATAVLDLVEAVGGRRVGDVYEGQYRFPLVVRLPSADRASPEAIESMLVATPAGERLPLGRLAEVRLVEGPSQIAREWGQRRISIQANVRGRDVGSFVAEAQQKIAQQIQLPGGRYHLSWGGQFEHMERARARLMIVVPIVLATIFGLLYLTYHNWVDALRVFTGVPFAWTGGVFALWVRGMPFSISAAIGFIALSGVAVLDDMLLVSTIKQLRARGRDLESAVEEAAMTRLRPVLMTTLVAALGFVPMALSTGMGAEVQRPLATVVIGGVISAMVMSLLVLRVLYVVFPGAGRSRQAALAEADTRATAAPDPVGGTAVAPTKTTNAEQAID
- a CDS encoding TolC family protein, encoding MACAIAGCAGGPRVAEVSDPPATRYAPEERIARASYDEPVLLLTPAEASPVQPTALTGGPSPLSLADVESMALANNPTIARERARADALRGEWLQVGLKPNPRVGYSGQEIGSEGSAGQQGAFVSQRFITGGKLQKRRDVVAYEIRQANERLAAQQQRVLTDVRAAFYDALVAQARVGVASRLEDSARQAAGTVTRLLDAQQATRVAQLQAEVEAESVAVERITAQGEAEAAWRRLAAMTGDASLAPAPLLGEASVPPAMASWETALARLLAESPEMSAAMAGVDRARAEVRRACAEGKPDLTMQVGLQRDDASHDTLTSVQISAPLTLYDRNQGGVRRAQSELTAARREADRVELDLAARLATVYRSLQNSRTSAERHAEELMPRAEETLRLTEKGYTAGESPYLDLLTAQRTFYRTNLNYLAAVRDAWRAYNQIEGLLLTGGLDSARE